A single window of Leptospira semungkisensis DNA harbors:
- a CDS encoding DUF2804 domain-containing protein, translating to MRESLGSILHPSTLEPLFGSYFGPVQVDNSKEYNSSLFSKFRAVDSVLVDILSEKVFLELRIFRTQFRAGASLLLWERETGNLQDLQIHERGNSSFLKQGSFKDGYWSFTKSDKRFNFRLDESIRQGYTHSAIWDKDLNFQLDALVNTGDKTKNQWFTKIHPSGKDWLFLQHSPILNAEGQLAWNDLSFALEEDILAYTVNKGFGAEGFPLENRIYLQFANKKKLHLYPEEKTILWQNGEAQSLESLSIIKKGKSRILSDPNSKLELNLEPELEASFSRPKTFGTDRFIKTLYTVSGWVKLKDKKQKVKSGFAILEEPS from the coding sequence ATGAGAGAATCTCTGGGATCCATCCTACATCCTTCCACATTGGAACCGCTCTTCGGAAGCTATTTCGGACCGGTCCAAGTGGACAATTCCAAGGAATACAATTCGAGTCTCTTCTCCAAATTCCGCGCGGTGGACTCTGTGCTCGTGGACATTTTATCCGAGAAGGTGTTTTTAGAGCTTAGAATTTTTAGGACCCAGTTTAGAGCAGGAGCAAGCCTTCTTCTCTGGGAAAGGGAAACTGGAAATTTGCAAGACTTGCAGATCCATGAGAGAGGAAATTCTTCCTTCTTGAAACAAGGCAGCTTTAAGGACGGATATTGGAGCTTTACTAAATCCGACAAACGATTCAATTTTCGTTTAGATGAGTCCATTCGTCAGGGTTATACGCATTCTGCGATCTGGGACAAGGATCTAAACTTTCAATTGGATGCGTTAGTCAACACGGGAGACAAGACCAAGAACCAATGGTTTACTAAAATTCATCCTTCCGGCAAAGATTGGTTGTTCCTTCAACATTCTCCCATCCTGAATGCGGAAGGGCAATTGGCCTGGAACGATCTTTCTTTCGCGTTAGAAGAAGATATCCTAGCCTACACTGTGAATAAGGGCTTCGGTGCGGAAGGATTCCCCTTAGAGAATCGAATCTATTTGCAATTCGCAAATAAGAAGAAGCTCCATCTCTATCCGGAAGAAAAAACAATTCTCTGGCAAAATGGAGAAGCGCAATCCTTAGAGTCTCTTTCGATTATAAAAAAAGGCAAATCCAGAATACTGAGTGATCCGAATTCAAAGCTCGAGCTCAACTTAGAACCTGAACTGGAAGCAAGTTTCTCCCGCCCTAAAACCTTTGGAACGGATCGTTTTATAAAAACATTATATACTGTTTCCGGTTGGGTAAAACTAAAAGATAAGAAACAGAAAGTAAAAAGCGGATTTGCGATCTTAGAAGAGCCCAGTTAG
- the purQ gene encoding phosphoribosylformylglycinamidine synthase subunit PurQ, translated as MRAAVVTFPGSNCDSDIARVLSDFYSAKVDRVWHKDQFSEKYDLVILPGGFSYGDYLRSGAMAPFSPVMKSVKEHTDRGGKLFGICNGFQILAEAGYLPGALIRNRNLKYVCKTVGLKKASDSNKISGKLANDQVLRVPVAHGDGCYFASEDIRKQLKDEGRILFLYADENPNGSLDNIAGICSPDFKVAGMMPHPERAMNPITGEMDGKTVLDLVIGA; from the coding sequence ATGAGAGCGGCAGTAGTTACTTTTCCAGGTTCCAATTGCGATAGCGATATCGCAAGAGTCCTTTCTGATTTCTATTCCGCAAAAGTGGATCGAGTTTGGCATAAGGATCAATTTTCTGAGAAATATGATTTAGTCATATTGCCTGGTGGATTCTCTTACGGAGACTATCTCCGTTCTGGAGCAATGGCTCCTTTTTCTCCTGTCATGAAATCCGTAAAAGAGCATACGGACCGCGGAGGAAAGCTCTTCGGGATTTGCAATGGATTTCAGATCCTTGCAGAAGCAGGATATCTTCCTGGCGCCTTAATACGTAATAGAAATCTAAAGTATGTTTGTAAGACAGTTGGTTTGAAGAAGGCTTCGGATTCCAATAAGATCTCCGGTAAACTTGCAAATGACCAAGTGCTTAGAGTTCCGGTCGCTCACGGAGATGGTTGTTACTTCGCATCCGAAGATATTCGCAAGCAACTCAAAGATGAGGGAAGGATCCTATTCTTGTACGCAGACGAGAATCCGAACGGCAGCTTGGATAATATTGCGGGGATTTGTTCTCCCGACTTTAAAGTAGCAGGAATGATGCCTCACCCGGAAAGAGCCATGAATCCGATCACTGGAGAAATGGACGGAAAAACAGTTCTGGATCTGGTGATCGGCGCTTAA
- the purS gene encoding phosphoribosylformylglycinamidine synthase subunit PurS, with protein MFIARINVTLKESVLDPQGSTVKSTLRELGENSVQDVRVGKYIEVKLDSPDIETAQKTVTSLCEKLLVNHVIETYRSEIIPG; from the coding sequence ATGTTTATCGCGAGAATTAACGTAACTCTAAAAGAATCTGTACTCGATCCTCAAGGAAGTACGGTTAAATCCACTCTTCGTGAATTGGGTGAGAACTCTGTTCAAGATGTGAGAGTAGGCAAGTATATCGAGGTCAAATTGGATTCTCCCGATATAGAGACCGCTCAGAAAACGGTTACAAGCCTCTGTGAGAAATTATTAGTCAATCATGTGATCGAAACCTATCGTTCGGAGATCATTCCCGGATGA
- a CDS encoding phosphoribosylaminoimidazolesuccinocarboxamide synthase, giving the protein MSKLPDPSYIGKVRDVYDLGDALILSSTDRVSAFDVVFRQPVPGKGKVLNRISAEWFSYFKDIPNHILETDVSKFPSPFKDHPDLQDRSVLVKKCQRVDFECVVRGYLSGSGWKEYKQDGTLAFKKLPPGLRESDKLPEPAFTPAIKNDTGHDENVSEERMKNEIGAELFSILKEKSISLYTRAAELVAGAGILLCDTKFEFGISDGKVILIDEILTPDSSRYWAEETYTVGTTPPSMDKQILRNYLEKSGWNKLPPPPDLPESLIVELQEAYKEIQDRLLKCLSRELT; this is encoded by the coding sequence ATGAGCAAACTTCCAGATCCTTCTTATATTGGTAAAGTCAGAGACGTTTATGATCTAGGGGATGCACTCATCCTTTCTTCCACGGATAGGGTTTCTGCCTTTGATGTGGTCTTTCGCCAGCCTGTTCCCGGAAAAGGAAAGGTACTGAATAGGATCTCTGCCGAATGGTTTTCCTATTTCAAGGATATTCCGAATCACATACTGGAGACTGATGTTTCCAAATTCCCTTCTCCCTTTAAAGATCATCCTGATCTGCAAGATCGTTCCGTGCTTGTCAAGAAATGCCAGAGAGTGGATTTCGAATGCGTGGTAAGAGGGTATCTTTCCGGTTCCGGTTGGAAGGAATACAAGCAGGACGGAACTCTTGCGTTTAAGAAACTTCCTCCAGGCTTACGAGAATCCGATAAACTTCCTGAGCCGGCTTTTACTCCAGCGATCAAGAACGATACTGGCCACGACGAGAACGTTTCCGAAGAAAGAATGAAAAACGAGATCGGTGCAGAACTCTTCTCTATTCTAAAGGAAAAATCGATTTCCCTCTATACACGTGCGGCTGAACTGGTAGCAGGGGCCGGAATTTTGCTCTGCGATACCAAATTCGAATTTGGTATCTCTGACGGAAAGGTTATCTTAATCGATGAGATTTTGACCCCGGATTCTTCCCGCTATTGGGCGGAAGAAACTTATACGGTTGGGACAACCCCTCCTAGTATGGACAAACAGATTCTTAGGAATTATTTGGAGAAGTCTGGATGGAATAAACTTCCTCCTCCTCCTGATCTTCCCGAGAGCTTGATTGTCGAACTACAAGAGGCGTATAAAGAAATACAGGATCGGCTATTAAAATGTTTATCGCGAGAATTAACGTAA
- a CDS encoding PP2C family protein-serine/threonine phosphatase — MDREKTEARLNYSDYSILAVDDSDINLKLLVHTLKPLGFQVLTAMNTEEARTILATNPVDILLLDVSMPGQDGFSFCKELREIDRFNLLPILFITAYNRELGFDEAITHGGDDFLHKPFQPKELVAKIRAFIRIKNLQDELLQQKKKYEKELVMARRVQQELVPEKQLQWNGFSIASVFHPLMQIGGDFIDAWIEEDKLHVFIADCSGHGPSAALLSAMVKMQVSNLGRSNTLAEKVKTLRHQLEKILPEDFSITFFYGILDKDRKFEYANGGHPPPLLYKDGEVEELPGMGPLIIPIELGTEDEFRSVILPAGSSLLLYTDGASEITDENYNILGEESLKKILKEAVESKADILNFSLEKILAHSGNMTHDDDIALMVIQG, encoded by the coding sequence GTGGATAGAGAAAAGACAGAGGCACGTCTGAATTATTCCGACTATTCGATCCTTGCAGTGGACGATTCGGATATCAATCTGAAGCTTTTGGTCCATACTCTCAAACCTTTGGGCTTCCAAGTTCTGACTGCGATGAATACGGAAGAGGCGCGCACGATCCTCGCGACGAATCCAGTGGATATTCTGCTTTTGGACGTGAGCATGCCCGGCCAGGACGGTTTCTCTTTTTGTAAAGAGCTGAGAGAGATAGATAGATTCAATCTTCTTCCTATTCTTTTCATTACTGCTTACAATAGAGAGTTGGGATTCGACGAGGCGATCACTCACGGCGGGGACGATTTTCTCCATAAGCCTTTTCAGCCAAAGGAACTCGTCGCTAAGATTAGAGCCTTTATCCGTATCAAGAATCTTCAGGATGAACTTTTACAGCAAAAGAAGAAGTACGAAAAAGAACTAGTCATGGCAAGAAGAGTCCAGCAGGAACTCGTGCCTGAAAAGCAATTGCAATGGAACGGATTCAGTATCGCTTCCGTGTTCCATCCTCTTATGCAGATCGGAGGCGACTTTATCGACGCTTGGATCGAAGAAGATAAATTGCATGTATTCATTGCGGATTGTTCCGGACACGGTCCTTCTGCCGCTCTTCTTTCTGCAATGGTAAAGATGCAGGTAAGTAATTTAGGAAGAAGTAATACTCTTGCCGAGAAAGTTAAAACTCTTCGTCATCAATTGGAGAAGATACTACCAGAAGATTTTTCGATTACATTCTTCTATGGAATTCTAGATAAGGATAGAAAATTCGAGTACGCAAATGGAGGCCATCCTCCTCCGCTACTTTATAAGGACGGAGAAGTAGAAGAACTTCCCGGCATGGGTCCTTTGATCATTCCGATAGAGCTTGGAACCGAAGATGAATTCAGAAGTGTGATTTTGCCTGCTGGATCTTCCCTATTGCTTTACACCGATGGAGCCAGTGAAATAACGGACGAGAACTATAATATTCTCGGCGAAGAAAGTCTGAAGAAGATCTTAAAAGAGGCAGTAGAATCTAAGGCCGACATTTTGAATTTCTCTTTGGAAAAGATCCTCGCCCATTCCGGAAACATGACTCACGACGATGATATAGCTCTCATGGTTATCCAAGGATGA
- the ccsA gene encoding cytochrome c biogenesis protein CcsA encodes MNIRLAHPVWDWILAIAFFLFFPFAVLLGLYYPNVILEQGISHRIFYFHVPVAWVALYGPGISAVCAVIYLVTKSRIWDTLSLSANKISLLFAIGVLFSGPIWAYLAWGTPWDSTDARLNSFFVLVLSLVAYFLLRFLIVDHNKKYIFSAFLSLFCTVNAILTWGAIRWVDNPGNHPSSVLGKKGMDPDMRISFWAGILAYHLLFLVLYRLVYRLDKMQAIKEELQD; translated from the coding sequence ATGAACATTCGCCTCGCACATCCGGTTTGGGATTGGATCCTGGCTATCGCATTTTTTTTATTTTTTCCCTTTGCAGTCTTGCTCGGTTTGTATTATCCGAATGTGATTTTGGAGCAGGGGATATCTCATCGGATTTTCTATTTTCATGTTCCGGTCGCCTGGGTTGCGCTCTATGGTCCCGGAATCTCTGCGGTTTGTGCGGTAATTTATCTGGTTACTAAGTCAAGGATCTGGGACACTCTTTCTCTTTCTGCAAATAAGATCTCTCTCCTATTTGCGATTGGTGTTTTGTTTTCGGGACCTATTTGGGCGTATCTCGCCTGGGGAACTCCTTGGGACAGCACGGATGCTCGTTTGAATTCTTTCTTCGTATTAGTATTGAGCCTGGTTGCTTATTTCCTTCTTCGTTTCTTGATAGTTGATCATAATAAGAAGTATATCTTCTCCGCATTTTTGAGTTTGTTCTGTACCGTAAATGCGATCCTAACCTGGGGAGCGATCCGTTGGGTGGATAATCCGGGCAATCATCCTTCTTCCGTTTTGGGAAAGAAGGGAATGGACCCTGACATGAGAATTTCTTTTTGGGCGGGAATTCTCGCCTATCATTTGCTCTTTTTAGTACTGTATAGATTGGTTTACAGACTGGATAAGATGCAGGCGATCAAAGAAGAGCTACAAGACTAA
- a CDS encoding heme exporter protein CcmB — translation MKAILALVRKEFRLLGRASNGILSLLVLVSAMVFLFHYALERNGAMDGIALIGLKWSILFVASFVLVGQFTWEEREAGGGTASRLFISPWILFLSKSILVFIALSWTSVYLLGLFALFFSAFPAEWAEVGRQLVFFLPGLLCLSFLGVCLSHISLSSRLKEILLPLLLVPLSIPVFLYGMEAERKFATQPFSALVGSFCLLLAFSLFYGSMGALLVEMTSDD, via the coding sequence ATGAAAGCAATCTTAGCTCTGGTCCGAAAAGAATTCCGACTCTTGGGAAGAGCAAGCAATGGAATCCTTTCCTTGCTCGTGTTAGTTTCCGCAATGGTGTTCTTATTTCATTATGCATTGGAAAGAAACGGAGCCATGGACGGGATTGCTCTCATCGGTTTGAAATGGTCCATTCTATTTGTAGCATCCTTTGTGTTAGTCGGACAATTCACTTGGGAAGAAAGAGAAGCAGGGGGAGGTACTGCGAGCCGCCTATTCATTTCTCCTTGGATCTTATTCTTATCCAAATCCATCCTTGTTTTTATCGCGCTATCCTGGACTAGCGTGTATCTATTAGGATTATTCGCTCTTTTCTTCTCCGCTTTTCCTGCAGAATGGGCGGAGGTTGGAAGACAATTGGTTTTCTTTTTGCCTGGATTGCTTTGCCTTTCCTTCTTGGGAGTCTGCCTTTCTCATATTAGTTTGTCTTCTCGCTTGAAGGAGATCCTTCTTCCGTTATTACTTGTACCTCTTTCCATACCGGTTTTCTTGTACGGAATGGAAGCGGAGAGAAAATTTGCCACGCAACCTTTTTCTGCCTTAGTCGGATCCTTTTGTTTGCTGCTTGCATTCTCTCTTTTTTACGGATCCATGGGTGCACTTCTGGTAGAAATGACTTCCGACGATTAG
- a CDS encoding ABC transporter ATP-binding protein gives MVSTQTSIPVLECSGLSYSIGRKSVLKNVSFSVFRGEVLFVRGMNGSGKTTLLKSILQHDKFKKEIRFPASGTPRFSYLGHELGLYTTLSLEENLEYFRGIAGDCRPEDQIESWLRDFRLWQRRKDPVSSFSRGMKQKAALVRALLPNVGLYLLDEPFTALDTEGEIKAKLVLESVLQTSALILVTHDPNLKLSAPSRILELGDPSK, from the coding sequence TTGGTCTCGACTCAAACATCAATTCCCGTATTGGAATGTTCCGGTCTATCTTATAGTATCGGAAGAAAGTCCGTTTTAAAGAATGTATCCTTTTCCGTTTTTAGAGGAGAAGTGCTTTTCGTAAGGGGAATGAACGGCTCAGGCAAGACTACTCTTTTAAAATCCATTTTGCAACATGATAAATTTAAGAAGGAGATCCGCTTTCCTGCTTCGGGAACGCCTAGGTTTTCCTATCTGGGTCATGAACTTGGATTGTATACCACTCTTAGTTTGGAAGAAAATCTAGAATATTTTAGGGGAATTGCCGGGGATTGTCGTCCTGAAGATCAGATAGAATCTTGGCTTAGGGATTTTCGACTTTGGCAAAGAAGAAAGGATCCTGTTTCTTCTTTTTCGCGGGGAATGAAACAAAAGGCCGCCTTGGTCCGTGCTCTGTTGCCTAATGTGGGTCTTTATCTTTTGGATGAGCCATTCACCGCATTGGATACGGAAGGAGAGATCAAGGCAAAACTCGTTTTAGAATCGGTGCTGCAAACTTCTGCCTTAATCCTTGTCACTCACGATCCAAATTTGAAATTATCCGCTCCGAGTAGGATCTTGGAATTGGGAGATCCTTCCAAATGA
- a CDS encoding tetratricopeptide repeat protein — protein MRTISLLKRYLQGLNFRLCISLLCLFSHSLHAQFKIGGIEYAGILWGENEFLDPEFYQDGSLARSEQDFIVAAGRHWKGPPPASKASFEYEGKQITNCGNFNNEAVALLQTADPKKRATAISMLEAGVRFDPSFFAFRYNLGRAHHIEKNYQKAVLQFEYAAAEVPQYYRTYIHLGVLCELLNEQIQAVIYYKKAVERNQFQTEALVLLAEHYIKTDLKNRANIYIKKALSIDQNSPDAKLGLARLEIMGGRDYFAYKILRNTDLYDDQGKKRAYNKKFHFFFAETASKIGDYVTAAKEYEELLKYPNDPFFSEFSLKIIERRRDLAKRFAEIKAADEEAEKEQQ, from the coding sequence ATGAGGACAATCTCCCTTCTAAAACGGTATTTACAAGGCTTAAATTTCCGGCTTTGCATTTCCTTGCTTTGCCTCTTCTCTCATTCCCTCCATGCTCAATTCAAGATCGGAGGCATAGAATATGCCGGAATTCTCTGGGGAGAGAATGAATTCTTAGATCCTGAGTTTTATCAAGACGGAAGCCTGGCACGCTCAGAACAAGATTTCATTGTGGCAGCGGGCAGACATTGGAAAGGTCCTCCTCCTGCATCGAAAGCAAGTTTCGAATACGAAGGAAAGCAGATCACAAATTGCGGAAATTTTAATAATGAAGCGGTGGCATTATTGCAAACCGCAGATCCTAAAAAAAGAGCAACTGCAATTTCTATGTTAGAGGCAGGAGTCAGATTCGATCCTTCCTTCTTTGCATTCCGTTATAATTTAGGAAGAGCTCATCATATAGAGAAGAATTATCAAAAGGCAGTGCTTCAATTCGAATATGCTGCGGCGGAAGTTCCTCAATATTACAGAACTTACATACACCTCGGAGTCTTATGCGAGCTTTTGAACGAGCAGATCCAAGCAGTAATCTATTATAAAAAGGCAGTGGAGAGGAATCAATTTCAAACGGAAGCGCTGGTCCTTCTTGCAGAACATTATATCAAAACGGATCTAAAGAACAGAGCGAATATCTATATTAAAAAAGCCTTGTCCATTGATCAGAATAGTCCAGACGCAAAACTAGGACTGGCAAGATTAGAGATCATGGGCGGTCGGGATTATTTCGCTTACAAGATCCTAAGGAACACGGATCTCTATGATGACCAAGGGAAGAAGAGAGCGTACAATAAAAAATTTCATTTCTTCTTTGCGGAGACAGCTAGTAAGATTGGCGATTATGTCACGGCTGCCAAAGAATATGAAGAACTGCTAAAATACCCGAACGACCCTTTCTTCTCCGAATTCTCCTTAAAAATTATAGAGAGAAGAAGGGACCTTGCCAAAAGATTCGCAGAGATCAAAGCCGCAGACGAAGAAGCGGAGAAAGAACAGCAATAG
- a CDS encoding putative Ig domain-containing protein, whose amino-acid sequence MHYTASSSSQDASTDDDPSTFLFFGGINSITLTPGISTSIYNTDTSLHNPSNYTFAISPSLPSGLTFTHVTPDGFEGRIMGAASVVSPNTVYTVVATNNSDPTMILSTEISLEFLLPPPQYINYYCDACSFPAGIAVSLTPYYLPNNSVLANSNISNWSISDPLPSGISFNATTGVISGTPTAVTSPMSLNIYGENTAGTARANINTIEVVSMLFGYNYTNAQFYTTMPINSFVVNSPSVQSATTTTFSISPSLPSGLSFNTSNGTISGTPTAVSPSTTYTVTGTNTYGSKSTALKFSVLDSNYLCQYVGPSGGCYGATPYSCNASSMCYSSPSYCASSSPCMYY is encoded by the coding sequence TTGCATTATACTGCTTCCTCTTCAAGCCAAGATGCAAGTACAGACGATGATCCGAGCACCTTTCTTTTTTTTGGTGGGATTAACTCGATTACATTAACCCCCGGGATTAGTACGAGCATCTATAATACGGACACGTCACTTCATAATCCGAGTAATTATACTTTCGCAATTTCCCCTAGTTTGCCATCGGGCCTTACCTTTACTCACGTAACACCGGATGGTTTTGAAGGAAGGATCATGGGAGCCGCTTCCGTTGTTTCTCCGAATACAGTATATACTGTCGTTGCAACGAACAATAGCGATCCAACTATGATTTTAAGCACGGAAATAAGTTTGGAGTTCTTACTCCCGCCACCTCAATATATTAACTATTATTGCGATGCTTGTAGTTTTCCAGCTGGGATTGCCGTTTCGCTAACACCTTACTATTTGCCGAATAATAGTGTTTTAGCGAATTCTAATATTTCCAATTGGAGTATAAGTGATCCGCTCCCATCCGGTATCAGTTTCAATGCTACTACCGGCGTGATTTCGGGAACCCCAACTGCTGTAACTTCGCCGATGTCACTGAATATATACGGAGAAAACACAGCCGGGACGGCAAGAGCGAATATTAATACGATAGAAGTTGTTAGTATGCTTTTCGGATATAACTATACGAATGCGCAATTTTACACTACGATGCCGATCAATTCTTTCGTAGTGAATTCGCCTTCGGTGCAATCAGCAACGACTACAACTTTTTCTATTTCGCCTTCGCTTCCCTCTGGTTTATCCTTTAATACTTCAAATGGAACTATTAGTGGTACTCCAACTGCTGTGAGTCCTTCTACTACTTATACTGTTACTGGGACGAATACATACGGTAGTAAGTCGACAGCTCTTAAATTTTCTGTCCTCGATTCAAACTACTTATGCCAGTATGTTGGTCCAAGCGGTGGTTGCTATGGAGCTACTCCGTATTCTTGTAACGCATCTTCTATGTGTTATTCAAGTCCAAGTTATTGTGCAAGTTCGTCTCCTTGCATGTATTATTGA
- a CDS encoding alpha/beta hydrolase, with the protein MSKQKIQFVLFIISIVSFFASCDANGPFGPGLLKDAKAQSNPVQSIVFVPGYKGSELVKKEGDSWNKIWLTPRQALGLSHPDLSYKEGDAIQEGGVLGSVTLIPKVIDVQVYSPWLEALRSSNLKPYVFPYDWRRDNGETSKHLESFLEKVKSENGNIAPIVVGHSNGGNLTLSVLNRRPDLIGKAVFVGTPFHSGIGFMEDLIPGVSTGLNGKIAGACVVSTFVSVLTFFPRNQSFDTKEVLTTLSGEPIQVEFFQAKDWKRLQLGIYNKASGCASEPSLESYQSNLDKALSFRNSLEPKKKGKLPSVLVVHATNRPTLRTLPGEKKAEDWIWYFEKGKRVPGDGRVTAESSLPPEGIPYELFVSEAEHSALLNDPKVQQKILEFAEKR; encoded by the coding sequence ATGTCCAAGCAAAAGATCCAATTTGTTCTCTTTATTATTTCAATCGTATCATTCTTCGCTTCCTGCGATGCAAATGGACCTTTTGGTCCCGGTCTTTTAAAGGATGCGAAAGCCCAGTCAAATCCGGTTCAATCTATCGTATTTGTTCCAGGATACAAAGGTTCGGAATTAGTAAAAAAAGAAGGGGACTCTTGGAATAAGATTTGGTTAACTCCTCGCCAAGCTCTTGGTCTTTCTCATCCGGACCTGAGTTATAAAGAAGGAGATGCGATCCAGGAAGGAGGAGTTCTCGGATCCGTGACCCTGATCCCAAAAGTTATCGACGTTCAAGTATATTCTCCCTGGCTGGAAGCACTTCGTTCTTCTAATCTAAAGCCCTATGTTTTTCCGTATGATTGGAGAAGGGATAACGGTGAGACCTCTAAACATTTGGAATCTTTTTTAGAGAAGGTAAAGTCGGAGAACGGAAATATCGCGCCTATCGTAGTCGGTCATAGCAACGGAGGAAATCTCACGCTTTCCGTTCTGAATCGCAGACCGGACCTGATCGGAAAGGCGGTGTTTGTAGGAACTCCTTTTCATTCAGGCATCGGTTTCATGGAGGATCTGATTCCCGGAGTATCTACTGGATTGAACGGAAAGATAGCGGGAGCCTGTGTCGTCTCCACGTTTGTGTCCGTTCTTACCTTCTTTCCTAGAAATCAAAGTTTTGATACAAAGGAAGTTCTGACAACTCTTAGTGGAGAGCCGATCCAAGTAGAATTCTTTCAAGCGAAAGATTGGAAACGACTTCAATTAGGAATTTATAATAAAGCATCCGGTTGTGCTTCGGAGCCTAGTTTGGAATCCTATCAATCCAATCTGGACAAGGCACTTTCTTTTCGTAATTCCCTCGAACCTAAGAAGAAGGGAAAGCTTCCTTCTGTTCTAGTCGTTCATGCTACAAATCGACCCACTCTTAGAACATTGCCTGGCGAAAAGAAAGCAGAGGATTGGATTTGGTATTTCGAGAAAGGAAAAAGAGTTCCAGGAGACGGTAGAGTCACTGCAGAAAGTTCTCTTCCTCCGGAGGGGATTCCATACGAACTTTTTGTATCCGAAGCGGAGCATTCCGCACTCCTAAATGATCCGAAGGTACAGCAGAAGATTTTGGAATTTGCGGAAAAGCGTTAG
- a CDS encoding ATP-binding cassette domain-containing protein yields MIRKEEPILVLEDVSLFSSERTYLSQINLEVNSGEFLGILGRSGSGKSTLLRYILDLPFPSSWKKTGRVRFFGKEKKEIPARWIQPVFQDPVLGFNPTWTIEKSLREPLRLFKEEERFETLLEKWNPILGLEGKDRNRLPSSFSGGELQRYSLMRSLLCEPKILLLDEATSALDPLINEQVLTALADLNRKEGTTILWVTHNVKSAKRFCSRTFEILAPV; encoded by the coding sequence ATGATCCGGAAAGAAGAACCTATTTTAGTCTTAGAAGATGTTTCTCTCTTCTCTTCCGAAAGAACCTATTTATCCCAAATCAATCTCGAAGTAAACTCAGGGGAATTCTTAGGAATTTTAGGTCGATCCGGTTCAGGAAAGTCTACGCTCTTACGTTACATATTAGACCTTCCGTTTCCTTCTTCTTGGAAAAAAACAGGCAGAGTACGTTTCTTTGGAAAGGAGAAGAAGGAGATTCCAGCCAGATGGATCCAGCCAGTTTTTCAGGACCCTGTCTTGGGCTTCAATCCCACTTGGACAATTGAAAAAAGCTTAAGAGAACCGCTGCGCTTATTCAAAGAAGAAGAAAGGTTCGAAACTCTATTAGAAAAATGGAATCCTATACTGGGCTTGGAAGGAAAAGATAGGAATCGTCTTCCTTCTTCTTTTTCCGGAGGAGAATTGCAGAGATATTCCTTGATGCGATCCTTACTTTGTGAACCTAAGATATTGCTTTTGGACGAGGCTACATCTGCCTTGGATCCATTGATCAATGAGCAGGTGCTTACTGCTCTTGCGGATCTGAATCGAAAAGAAGGGACCACTATTCTTTGGGTGACTCATAATGTTAAGTCCGCTAAGAGGTTTTGTTCGAGGACTTTCGAGATACTTGCTCCGGTTTGA